In Pomacea canaliculata isolate SZHN2017 linkage group LG12, ASM307304v1, whole genome shotgun sequence, a single genomic region encodes these proteins:
- the LOC112553315 gene encoding uncharacterized protein LOC112553315 isoform X1, with protein MAMNISRRFRRTSIVFMTILGLVSVVYLMLPSHNLPDLSTLQENNIDICFAWRMADKRALWTVPWWGRACDMESDWVRGGCTCKNKKQMGNWDVCFDDNLVPQNNCLVYSFGIHYDFSFDEAMAAIGCTVYSFDPSMLDTADHKRGDRVFFQRIGISDKDDDDFVPSVDEYDEQHPAVNGWPKRRLQTILDLLGHRKEQLTVLKLDIEGYEWDVTRDLLDSGILSSVPQFLVEWHLLKDFPPQERVPDAVETYFRVRDMGFQFFHIGSFFHPLPNYLIMKAKVAYLNTKRN; from the exons ATGGCGATGAACATTTCCAGAAGGTTTAGACGGACCAGCATTGTGTTCATGACAATTCTTGGACTTGTGTCTGTCGTTTATTTAATGTTACCCTCCCACAACTTGCCAGACCTTTCTACTTTGCAAGAAAACAATATCGACATTTGCTTTGCATGGAGAA TGGCAGACAAACGAGCCTTGTGGACTGTACCATGGTGGGGGCGTGCCTGTGATATGGAAAG TGACTGGGTAAGAGGAGGGTGcacctgcaaaaacaaaaaacaaatgggAAACTGGGATGTTTGCTTTGATGATAACCTTGTTCCTCAGAACAATTGTTTAGTGTACTCATTTGG CATTCACTATGACTTTAGCTTTGATGAAGCCATGGCAGCCATAGGATGCACCGTCTACTCCTTTGATCCCAG CATGCTGGACACTGCTGACCACAAGCGTGGGGACCGTGTTTTCTTCCAGAGAATTGGCATCAGCGATAAGGACGACGACGATTTTGTACCCAGTGTCGATGAGTATGATGAACAGCACCCGGCGGTCAACGGTTGGCCGAAGAGACGTCTGCAGACAATCCTTGACCTCCTGGGTCACAGAAAG gagCAGCTGACCGTGCTTAAGCTGGACATTGAGGGCTATGAGTGGGACGTCACTCGTGATCTTCTTGACTCGGGGATCTTGTCGTCCGTCCCGCAGTTTCTGGTGGAGTGGCACCTGTTGAAGGACTTTCCGCCTCAAGAACGAGTCCCTGATGCCGTTGAAACGTACTTCCGTGTGCGTGACATGGGCTTCCAGTTTTTCCACATCGGCAGCTTCTTCCACCCATTACCGAACTACTTGATAATGAAGGCAAAGGTTGCCTACCTTAACACGAAACGAAACTGA